A stretch of the Poseidonibacter parvus genome encodes the following:
- a CDS encoding glycosyltransferase, giving the protein MQKFLYITDQDEYTEHSFIGPLFEKYLNKHFDINVIYFSKAKDDFEKKDDTKFIIPYRYKDNVLKELESNGINIEEYSYITIRNDISILKSILNDKLKYNYKVGFRLSFPKRMAKIQIDEANNKKNYFDIINNKIQTYKESSLINDCDIFLPTSRQMRDDYLKSVKTRSFVIPSAIDPDMMQQNVHHEGAEKRFFYAGTLDKLREFETVLKAFSQIDTSNFKLMVSTKDPVYAKELFAKYPNLDDSIEIYDAKTKKELLEVIAKADIGLAALPSIELFNSSTPMKILDYYSSAIPCVMTDNENNRSIFTDNTSAWMTDFTEDAIKEKLEYIINLSKDEITLVGENGQKRLLDVRNYERIAADLAHQLNIL; this is encoded by the coding sequence ATGCAAAAGTTTTTATATATTACAGATCAAGATGAATACACTGAACATAGTTTTATTGGCCCTTTATTCGAGAAATACTTAAATAAACACTTCGATATTAATGTGATTTATTTTTCAAAAGCAAAAGATGATTTTGAAAAAAAAGATGATACTAAATTTATAATTCCATATAGATACAAAGATAATGTATTAAAAGAGTTAGAATCAAATGGAATAAATATAGAAGAATACTCTTACATTACAATAAGAAATGATATTTCTATTTTAAAATCAATTTTAAATGATAAGCTAAAATACAACTATAAAGTTGGATTTAGATTATCTTTTCCTAAAAGAATGGCAAAAATACAAATTGATGAAGCAAATAACAAAAAGAACTATTTTGATATTATCAATAACAAAATACAAACTTACAAAGAATCTTCACTAATTAATGACTGTGATATCTTTCTTCCAACTTCAAGACAAATGAGAGATGATTACCTAAAATCTGTTAAAACTAGATCATTCGTAATTCCTTCTGCAATTGACCCTGATATGATGCAACAAAATGTTCACCATGAAGGTGCTGAAAAAAGATTTTTTTATGCAGGAACTTTAGACAAATTAAGAGAGTTTGAAACAGTATTAAAAGCTTTTAGCCAAATTGATACTAGTAACTTTAAACTAATGGTTTCTACAAAAGATCCAGTTTATGCAAAAGAGTTATTTGCAAAATATCCAAATCTCGATGATTCTATTGAAATTTATGATGCTAAAACAAAAAAAGAACTTTTAGAAGTAATTGCAAAAGCAGATATTGGTCTTGCAGCTTTACCTAGTATTGAATTATTCAATAGTTCAACACCAATGAAAATCTTAGATTATTACTCAAGTGCAATTCCTTGTGTTATGACTGATAATGAAAACAACCGTTCAATATTTACAGATAATACAAGTGCATGGATGACAGACTTTACAGAAGATGCAATAAAAGAAAAACTAGAATACATTATAAATCTTTCAAAAGATGAAATCACTCTTGTTGGTGAAAATGGTCAAAAAAGATTGTTAGACGTTAGAAATTACGAGCGAATTGCTGCAGATTTAGCACACCAATTAAATATACTATAA
- a CDS encoding MotA/TolQ/ExbB proton channel family protein — translation MLTNEDFIDLNSKFYTSCRPTARIFNLLTIPTFIFALIILGYLDLFPLKVEIHSVILIGFIYIIYLFFIKHNAYYVSCKFKTNYQDLVFNLKNYINANTLTIGDTTKANGSADDFLKDYTSNIRNTNFSSIASGVFPTLGILGTFISIAYSMPDFSSGTSSALEKEISLLLGGVGTAFYVSIYGIFLSLWWTFFEKIGMSRFEHDTFIIKENTKTFFWTKIDIESINIKSNLENFQRMSDVFEQITSKNILDNINESIEKRVTLLEDIIQKETLLSSQVSNNIKNNEDLSNVITSMTSNISLSIQNLEAQKQLHQTSTENLNKNVNNLNQTLANLSAKNLEEIYVNIIKSIETMKNETDKIGWRFHKELDEYDSKFSEKLKNSLESIDEQTVKIVEDLQEFKELSK, via the coding sequence ATGTTAACAAACGAAGACTTTATAGATTTAAACTCAAAATTTTATACCTCATGCAGACCAACAGCTAGAATATTTAACCTACTTACAATTCCTACATTTATATTTGCTTTAATTATTTTAGGATACTTAGACCTTTTTCCCTTAAAAGTAGAAATTCATAGTGTTATATTAATTGGATTTATTTATATTATTTATCTGTTTTTTATAAAACACAATGCGTATTATGTATCTTGTAAATTTAAAACAAATTATCAAGATTTAGTTTTTAATTTAAAAAACTATATCAATGCGAATACTTTAACTATTGGAGATACTACAAAAGCAAATGGTAGTGCCGATGATTTTCTAAAAGATTACACTAGTAATATTAGAAATACAAACTTTTCCTCAATTGCTTCAGGTGTTTTTCCAACACTAGGAATTTTAGGTACTTTTATCTCAATTGCATATAGTATGCCTGATTTCTCATCTGGAACTTCAAGTGCATTGGAGAAAGAAATTTCACTTTTACTTGGTGGTGTAGGAACTGCTTTTTATGTTTCAATTTATGGAATATTCTTATCACTATGGTGGACTTTTTTTGAGAAAATTGGAATGAGTAGGTTTGAGCATGATACCTTTATCATAAAGGAAAATACAAAAACATTCTTCTGGACAAAAATTGATATTGAATCAATTAATATAAAAAGTAATCTTGAAAATTTTCAAAGAATGTCTGATGTATTTGAGCAAATTACTTCTAAAAATATACTTGATAATATCAATGAATCAATTGAGAAAAGAGTTACTTTACTTGAAGATATTATACAAAAAGAGACTCTTCTATCTTCGCAAGTTTCAAATAATATAAAAAACAATGAAGACTTATCGAATGTTATTACTTCAATGACATCAAATATAAGTTTAAGTATTCAAAACTTAGAAGCACAAAAGCAACTACATCAAACAAGCACAGAAAATTTAAATAAAAATGTTAATAATTTAAATCAAACACTTGCAAACTTAAGTGCAAAGAACTTAGAAGAGATTTACGTAAATATTATAAAAAGTATTGAAACTATGAAAAATGAAACAGATAAAATTGGCTGGAGATTTCACAAAGAGTTAGATGAATATGATTCTAAATTCTCAGAAAAACTAAAAAATTCTTTAGAATCAATTGATGAGCAAACGGTAAAGATAGTCGAAGATTTACAAGAGTTTAAAGAACTCTCAAAGTAG
- a CDS encoding DMT family transporter: MLIKKSILPFLFILLYGSGFVFTQYGLENSSPMAFLAIRFIIAFWILLILSVVLKVSWPKNIKEFIHIAIAGSLTVGTFSIGVFLSISYGIDASLSALVIALQPILVAVLAWKFLNEERNTKIIFGFLLGFIGVFFVIAQKIDNIDLSIGILYSFLALLGLSIGNIYQKKHCLNMNLFSGGAIQTLASTILVLPFLYYEDINIVWNRDFIIALLYMSVGVSIGALSLLYIMIKNADVSKVSSIFYLVPLSAVFISYLLFDAQIDLVTILGIIIVLFAIVLINKKPKNKKGKL; the protein is encoded by the coding sequence ATGTTAATCAAAAAATCAATTCTACCTTTTTTATTTATACTATTATATGGAAGTGGTTTTGTATTTACACAGTATGGTTTAGAAAATTCAAGTCCTATGGCATTTTTAGCAATTAGATTTATTATTGCATTTTGGATTTTACTAATACTTTCAGTAGTTTTAAAAGTTTCATGGCCAAAAAATATTAAAGAGTTTATACATATTGCAATTGCAGGAAGTCTAACTGTTGGAACATTTTCAATTGGTGTTTTTCTATCAATATCTTACGGAATTGATGCATCTTTAAGTGCTTTAGTAATTGCATTACAACCAATTCTTGTTGCAGTTCTTGCATGGAAGTTTTTAAATGAAGAAAGAAATACAAAAATTATATTTGGATTTTTATTAGGTTTTATTGGAGTATTTTTTGTAATTGCTCAAAAAATAGATAATATTGATTTATCTATTGGTATTTTATATTCTTTTTTAGCACTTTTAGGTCTTAGTATTGGAAATATATATCAAAAAAAACATTGTCTAAATATGAATCTTTTTTCAGGTGGAGCAATACAAACGCTAGCTTCAACAATACTTGTTCTTCCTTTTTTATATTATGAAGATATTAATATTGTTTGGAATAGAGATTTTATAATTGCTTTACTTTATATGAGTGTAGGTGTTAGTATTGGAGCTTTATCATTGTTGTATATTATGATAAAAAATGCAGATGTTTCAAAGGTTTCATCTATTTTTTATCTTGTACCTCTTAGTGCAGTTTTTATCTCGTATCTTTTATTTGATGCACAAATAGATTTAGTTACGATACTTGGAATAATAATAGTGCTATTTGCAATAGTTCTTATCAATAAAAAACCAAAAAATAAAAAAGGAAAATTATGA
- a CDS encoding OmpA family protein has protein sequence MYNNEQKNDENFWISYADLMAGLLFVFILVIGAIIVKYLYTQNDLQVIKTDLEKEKQALNMSEEELSSKKKKLEEVNEKFKLLQDEKVHLSFELAKSQNMFDKTKKELEEQKKQSEELSKILDNKNKDLQLSLEQIEEITAILEGKENSIKEKTKQLSLNQEEIEKLKALLLAYEVKTKDFEKENTTLSSKLSDNENIIKLKDDELVMLQKKLLLQSNKHQKLVEEFDITKIKIKHLTGIKLNVISNLREKLGKSINIDEKSGAIKFSSNILFDQGEYKLKEDSKQELSLILKKYFDALLEDNNIKQYIQSITIEGHTNSDGSYLDNLQLSQKRALEVMQFLYQSNIIDKDLISKYVNSSGRSFSNLVYKNGIEDKDNSRRIEIKFTVKNESAIKELQNFLNTKQEKKEDK, from the coding sequence ATGTATAATAATGAACAAAAAAATGATGAAAACTTTTGGATATCTTATGCAGATTTAATGGCAGGTTTACTTTTTGTATTTATACTTGTGATTGGTGCTATTATTGTAAAGTATCTATATACACAAAACGATTTACAAGTAATTAAAACTGATTTAGAAAAAGAAAAACAAGCTTTAAATATGAGTGAAGAGGAATTATCTTCAAAAAAGAAAAAGCTTGAAGAAGTAAATGAAAAGTTTAAACTTTTACAAGACGAGAAAGTTCATTTATCTTTTGAACTAGCAAAATCACAAAATATGTTTGATAAAACAAAAAAAGAATTAGAAGAACAAAAAAAACAATCTGAAGAATTATCAAAAATACTTGATAATAAAAATAAAGATTTACAACTATCACTAGAGCAAATTGAAGAGATAACTGCAATTTTAGAAGGCAAAGAAAACAGTATAAAAGAAAAAACAAAACAACTTAGTTTAAATCAAGAAGAAATAGAAAAACTAAAAGCTTTATTATTAGCTTATGAAGTTAAAACTAAAGATTTTGAAAAAGAAAATACAACCTTATCAAGTAAATTAAGTGATAATGAAAATATCATCAAACTAAAAGATGATGAGTTAGTAATGCTTCAAAAAAAACTACTACTTCAAAGTAATAAACATCAAAAACTAGTAGAAGAGTTTGATATAACAAAAATTAAAATTAAACACCTTACAGGTATTAAATTAAATGTAATTTCAAATTTAAGAGAAAAACTTGGAAAGTCTATAAACATAGATGAAAAAAGTGGTGCTATTAAATTTTCTTCAAATATATTATTTGATCAAGGTGAGTATAAGTTAAAAGAAGATTCAAAACAAGAATTAAGTCTGATATTAAAAAAATACTTTGATGCTTTATTAGAAGATAATAATATCAAACAATATATTCAAAGTATTACAATTGAAGGTCATACAAATAGCGATGGTTCATATTTAGATAACTTGCAACTTTCACAAAAAAGAGCCTTGGAAGTAATGCAGTTTTTATATCAATCAAATATTATTGATAAAGATTTAATTAGTAAGTATGTAAATTCAAGTGGAAGATCTTTTTCAAACTTAGTTTATAAAAATGGAATTGAAGACAAAGATAATTCAAGAAGAATTGAAATTAAGTTTACAGTTAAAAATGAAAGTGCTATAAAAGAGCTTCAAAACTTTTTAAATACTAAACAAGAAAAGAAAGAAGATAAATAA
- a CDS encoding D-2-hydroxyacid dehydrogenase, whose protein sequence is MKIVILDRASLGFDMDVSVFDTLGEVTSYDLTTPNQTKQRVKDADIVLTNKVVLGKEEMSDSTIKFIAITATGMNNVDLEYAKNNNIEVKNVAGYSNSSVSQVAFSMIFYFVGKLNYYKSYVDNGNWQKSPLFTHIDEPFFELDGKRVGVIGLGAIGSSFASRAQAFDCEVVYYSTSGKNSNNEFKRVELDELLKTSDIISIHCPLNPQTQNLLNYENMKNIKDKAILLNLGRGGIINEEDLSKIIDEKEIYCGIDVVNVEPIEESNPLLKVKNKDRLLLTPHIGWGSVEARTKLIELVANNVRNFISSK, encoded by the coding sequence ATGAAAATAGTAATTTTAGATAGAGCAAGCTTAGGTTTTGACATGGATGTATCAGTTTTTGATACTTTAGGAGAAGTAACTTCATATGATTTAACAACTCCTAATCAAACAAAACAAAGAGTTAAAGATGCTGATATTGTTCTTACAAATAAAGTAGTACTTGGTAAAGAAGAAATGAGTGACTCTACAATAAAATTTATTGCAATTACTGCAACAGGAATGAATAATGTAGATTTAGAATATGCAAAGAATAATAATATTGAAGTTAAAAATGTAGCTGGTTATTCTAACTCTTCTGTATCTCAAGTTGCTTTCTCTATGATATTTTATTTTGTTGGGAAACTAAACTATTACAAATCATACGTAGATAATGGTAATTGGCAAAAATCACCACTATTTACTCATATTGATGAGCCATTTTTTGAACTTGATGGAAAAAGAGTAGGTGTTATTGGTCTTGGTGCAATTGGTTCATCTTTTGCTTCAAGAGCACAAGCTTTTGATTGTGAAGTTGTTTATTATTCAACTAGTGGAAAAAATTCAAATAATGAGTTTAAAAGAGTTGAGTTAGATGAGTTACTAAAAACAAGTGATATTATTTCAATTCACTGTCCTTTAAATCCTCAAACGCAAAATTTACTTAATTATGAAAATATGAAAAATATCAAAGATAAAGCAATATTACTAAATCTTGGGCGTGGTGGAATTATTAATGAAGAAGATTTATCTAAGATAATTGATGAAAAAGAGATTTACTGTGGAATTGATGTTGTAAATGTTGAGCCTATTGAAGAATCAAATCCTTTACTAAAAGTAAAAAACAAAGATAGATTACTTCTTACTCCACATATTGGTTGGGGAAGTGTTGAAGCACGTACTAAACTAATTGAGTTAGTTGCAAATAATGTAAGAAATTTTATTTCTTCAAAATAA
- the recQ gene encoding DNA helicase RecQ, which yields MNKKQQILKDIFGHDNFRSFQEEVVDSILNKQDVLTILPTGGGKSLCYQLPTLLMDGVTVVISPLIALMQDQVKALNDLDIKAQMISSSQSNDENSFTMQKLLANELKFVYVAPERFTSNEFVAVLQRININYFVIDEAHCVSGWGHEFRAEYRNLNRLKQFFPDTNIAAFTATATKRVETDIASSLNLVNAKHFRAKTQRDNLEIKVEPRIANGKNQIINFLKSHKGLCGIIYTFTRKEAESTAQFLVSNGYKSKAYHAGLSAQVKDEVFNDFVYENVDIVVATIAFGMGIDKSNIRFVIHTSLPKTLENYYQEIGRAGRDGAMSYVYLLYSKGDEVKRKLQIEDAIDDSYKQTGLDKLEAMYRYCVSNNCRHKIIASYFEDEIDECKILCDNCTKGEIEQVDVSVDAQKFLSAVYRSEQRFGTNHIIDILRGSKNQKLLEFGHDKLKVYGLGANKSKNEWVAIADKLIDIQAINLGEFRVLKINALGMEILKGNEKLLIDEDKLGIAVKQEQSQEVLSFDEELYEKFRSLRRQMAQEHEVPAYVIFGDKSLKEFSSKLPTTKEQMLDINGVGLVKFEKYGQDFLNLCLEIKEEFKDKIETRGPLKKLTKTYLDTYQLLQEGFGLEDIAMKRDLGLTSILSHVNVLNEHEKISNEKKEELLKPLEVPQEIKQWIEKGLEYGSIQELRQHLYLYDYLKKM from the coding sequence ATGAATAAAAAACAACAAATATTAAAAGATATATTTGGACATGATAACTTTAGAAGCTTTCAAGAAGAAGTAGTTGATAGTATATTAAATAAGCAAGATGTACTAACAATACTTCCAACTGGTGGTGGAAAATCACTTTGTTATCAACTTCCTACATTACTTATGGATGGTGTTACAGTTGTAATCTCTCCTTTAATTGCTCTTATGCAAGACCAAGTAAAAGCTCTTAATGACCTTGATATTAAAGCTCAAATGATATCTTCATCTCAAAGTAATGATGAAAACTCTTTTACTATGCAAAAACTATTAGCAAATGAATTAAAGTTTGTATATGTTGCACCTGAGAGATTTACATCAAATGAGTTTGTAGCAGTATTACAAAGAATAAATATAAACTACTTTGTAATAGATGAAGCTCACTGTGTATCTGGTTGGGGACATGAGTTCAGAGCTGAGTATAGAAATCTTAATAGACTTAAGCAGTTTTTCCCTGATACTAATATTGCAGCTTTTACAGCAACTGCTACAAAAAGAGTTGAGACTGATATTGCTTCTTCATTAAATTTAGTTAATGCAAAACACTTTAGAGCAAAAACACAAAGAGATAATTTAGAAATAAAAGTTGAACCTCGAATTGCTAATGGTAAAAATCAAATAATAAACTTTTTAAAATCTCATAAGGGTTTGTGTGGAATTATTTATACCTTTACACGAAAAGAAGCAGAATCAACAGCACAGTTTCTAGTTAGTAATGGATATAAATCAAAAGCTTATCATGCAGGATTAAGTGCGCAGGTTAAAGATGAAGTCTTTAATGATTTTGTATATGAAAATGTAGATATCGTAGTTGCAACCATTGCTTTTGGTATGGGTATTGATAAATCAAATATTAGATTTGTAATACATACAAGCTTGCCAAAAACTTTAGAAAACTATTATCAAGAAATAGGTCGTGCAGGACGAGATGGAGCTATGTCTTATGTATATTTACTTTATTCAAAAGGTGATGAGGTAAAAAGAAAACTTCAAATAGAAGATGCAATTGATGATTCATATAAACAAACAGGACTTGATAAACTTGAAGCCATGTATAGATATTGTGTGTCAAATAATTGTAGGCATAAAATAATTGCTTCTTATTTTGAAGATGAAATTGATGAGTGTAAAATCTTATGTGATAATTGTACCAAAGGTGAGATTGAACAAGTTGATGTAAGTGTAGATGCACAAAAGTTTTTATCTGCTGTTTATAGAAGTGAGCAAAGATTTGGTACTAATCATATTATAGACATACTAAGAGGTTCAAAAAATCAAAAACTTTTAGAATTTGGGCATGATAAACTAAAAGTGTATGGATTAGGTGCTAATAAGAGTAAAAATGAATGGGTAGCAATTGCTGATAAATTAATTGATATTCAAGCTATTAATTTAGGTGAGTTTAGAGTACTTAAAATAAATGCACTTGGAATGGAAATTTTAAAAGGAAATGAAAAACTTTTAATAGATGAAGATAAACTAGGAATTGCAGTAAAACAAGAGCAATCGCAAGAAGTATTATCTTTTGATGAAGAATTATATGAAAAGTTTAGAAGTCTAAGAAGACAAATGGCACAAGAGCATGAAGTACCTGCTTATGTAATTTTTGGAGATAAAAGTTTAAAAGAGTTTAGCTCAAAACTTCCAACTACAAAAGAGCAAATGTTAGATATAAATGGAGTAGGGCTTGTAAAGTTTGAAAAGTATGGACAAGATTTTTTAAATCTTTGTCTTGAAATAAAAGAAGAGTTTAAAGATAAAATTGAAACTAGAGGACCTTTGAAGAAATTAACAAAAACATATTTAGATACATATCAGTTATTACAAGAAGGTTTTGGATTAGAAGATATTGCTATGAAAAGAGACTTAGGACTTACAAGTATACTTTCTCATGTAAATGTATTAAATGAACATGAAAAAATATCAAATGAAAAAAAAGAAGAGTTATTAAAGCCTTTAGAAGTTCCCCAAGAAATAAAACAATGGATTGAAAAAGGTTTAGAGTATGGAAGTATACAAGAGTTAAGACAGCATTTGTATTTATATGATTATTTAAAAAAGATGTAA
- a CDS encoding TetR/AcrR family transcriptional regulator, translating into MNTKSKLLQTAFNEIYENGYSATSVDKILKKAAMNKGSMYHFFKSKKELTLGVIEVHINDYIENKYASLLKLEENIIDGLIKLVSTRDKYNYTYGCRLNNLVQELSSKDEEFKIALEKVYFHFEEIIETVLIKAVKNNEISHPNIKDLAVFVVASIEGCLATAKKSNSSDIYISCISQLEFYLNSLKIK; encoded by the coding sequence ATGAATACAAAAAGTAAATTACTTCAAACAGCATTTAATGAGATATATGAAAATGGCTATAGTGCTACTTCAGTTGATAAAATCTTAAAAAAAGCCGCTATGAATAAAGGCTCGATGTATCATTTTTTTAAATCTAAAAAAGAGTTAACTCTTGGGGTTATTGAAGTTCATATAAACGATTATATTGAAAATAAATATGCAAGTTTACTAAAACTTGAAGAAAATATTATTGATGGTTTAATCAAACTAGTTTCAACAAGAGATAAATATAATTACACTTATGGTTGCAGGTTAAATAATCTTGTACAAGAACTTTCATCTAAAGATGAAGAGTTTAAAATAGCTTTAGAAAAAGTATATTTTCACTTTGAAGAGATTATTGAAACTGTTTTAATAAAGGCAGTAAAAAACAATGAAATCTCACATCCAAATATTAAAGATTTAGCTGTTTTTGTTGTAGCTTCTATTGAAGGATGCTTAGCAACAGCTAAAAAATCCAATTCTTCAGATATTTATATCTCTTGTATTTCACAGTTAGAATTTTATTTAAATTCTTTAAAAATCAAATAA
- a CDS encoding HPP family protein, with translation MKTFLKQFKKVNSEPLEKSNILWSWIGSFLGILAISYFHNDILNDKDLTLVIGSFGASAVLVYGAVNSPLAQPRNLIGGHILSAIIGVISFKLFSQNILLASAFAVSTSIFVMQLTLTLHPPGGATALIAVIGSPQVHELGFLYVLIPVTSGAFILLSIAVIINNIPKHRYYPESLKDYNKKWFSDD, from the coding sequence TTGAAAACATTTTTAAAGCAATTTAAAAAAGTAAACTCCGAACCTTTAGAAAAATCCAATATTCTTTGGTCATGGATTGGTTCTTTTTTAGGAATACTTGCAATATCATATTTTCATAATGACATATTAAATGATAAAGATTTAACTTTAGTAATTGGTTCTTTTGGAGCAAGTGCTGTTTTAGTTTATGGAGCAGTAAACTCACCTCTTGCACAACCTAGAAACTTAATTGGTGGGCATATTTTATCTGCAATAATTGGTGTGATTTCTTTTAAACTCTTTTCTCAAAATATTTTATTAGCTTCCGCTTTTGCAGTATCTACTTCAATTTTTGTAATGCAATTAACTTTAACTCTTCATCCTCCAGGAGGAGCTACAGCATTAATTGCAGTAATTGGAAGTCCACAAGTTCATGAATTAGGTTTCTTATATGTATTAATTCCTGTAACATCAGGTGCTTTTATATTATTAAGTATTGCTGTAATTATAAATAACATACCAAAACATAGATATTATCCTGAATCATTAAAAGATTATAATAAAAAATGGTTTAGTGATGATTAG
- a CDS encoding class I SAM-dependent methyltransferase — MNFEDIDFNELYVKQKQLTSFKAKGKDAWDEKAPSMNKKVHKSIYNEQFLNLIDLKDIHSVLDVGCGVGNLSLILAKKIQKVYSLDYSPKMLEILQENAKEQDIKNINIINKSWYDSWDELQSADLVIASRSMEVKDMKKALEKLNEKANKKVVITYKKGGSFVSDEILEILQRDIIKKPDYIYVLNILYSMGINASVNFIQSEGRSTIYTSKEKFIQSVSWSIDGLSSDEVKRLENYYDNLDFEKKQEKDYAYWAVISWDKK; from the coding sequence ATGAATTTTGAAGATATAGATTTTAATGAGTTATACGTAAAGCAAAAACAGCTTACTTCTTTTAAAGCAAAAGGCAAAGATGCATGGGATGAAAAAGCACCTTCTATGAATAAAAAAGTTCATAAATCAATCTATAATGAACAGTTTTTAAATTTAATTGATTTAAAAGATATACACAGTGTTTTAGATGTGGGTTGTGGTGTTGGAAACTTATCATTGATACTAGCAAAGAAAATACAAAAAGTTTATAGTTTAGATTATTCACCTAAAATGCTTGAAATATTACAAGAAAATGCGAAAGAACAAGATATAAAAAATATAAATATTATAAACAAATCTTGGTATGACTCTTGGGATGAACTACAAAGTGCTGATTTAGTAATAGCATCTCGTTCTATGGAAGTTAAAGATATGAAAAAAGCTTTGGAAAAGTTAAATGAAAAGGCTAATAAAAAAGTTGTAATTACCTATAAAAAGGGTGGCTCTTTTGTAAGTGATGAAATTTTAGAAATACTTCAAAGAGATATTATTAAAAAGCCTGATTATATTTATGTTTTAAATATTTTATATTCTATGGGAATAAATGCTAGTGTTAATTTTATTCAAAGTGAAGGAAGAAGTACAATTTATACTTCAAAAGAAAAGTTTATTCAAAGTGTTTCTTGGAGTATTGATGGTTTAAGCTCTGATGAGGTAAAACGATTAGAAAATTACTATGATAATTTAGATTTTGAGAAAAAACAAGAAAAAGATTATGCTTATTGGGCTGTAATATCTTGGGATAAAAAGTGA
- a CDS encoding DMT family transporter, which translates to MKSKLYELRADLLLLSVAIAWGVTFLMVQEAIDSTPVYSFLFFRFGLASILMFFIAYKYFKEINKQTILFGILLGSILFSAFATQTFGLAYTKSSIVAFITGLNVICVPFLAYFIFKDHVRRNVLIASIIAVVGLYLLTMSGELTLGYGEFLTLICAFLFALHIIFTGKFSKEVNVYLLVLFQLITVSILSLAFSLVLDDTTFNLNYDYTFFKAVIVTAVFATVYAFLIQTYMQQFTTATKTAVIFTMEPVSASIYGYFAGGEILTSIQILGAILIICATLVAELKFSKKGLKT; encoded by the coding sequence TGCTATTAAGTGTTGCAATTGCATGGGGTGTTACATTTTTAATGGTACAAGAAGCTATTGATTCAACTCCTGTTTATTCATTTTTATTTTTTAGATTTGGCTTAGCTTCAATTTTAATGTTTTTTATTGCATATAAATATTTCAAAGAAATCAATAAACAAACAATATTATTTGGAATACTTCTAGGTTCAATTCTTTTTTCAGCATTTGCTACACAAACTTTTGGGCTAGCTTATACAAAAAGCTCAATTGTTGCATTTATTACAGGTCTTAATGTAATTTGTGTGCCTTTTTTAGCTTATTTTATATTCAAAGACCATGTTAGAAGAAATGTATTAATAGCAAGTATTATTGCTGTTGTTGGTCTATACTTACTAACAATGTCAGGAGAATTAACTTTAGGATATGGAGAGTTTTTAACACTAATTTGTGCTTTTCTTTTTGCTTTACATATTATTTTTACTGGAAAGTTTTCAAAAGAAGTTAATGTTTACCTATTAGTTTTATTCCAACTTATTACTGTATCAATTTTATCTTTAGCTTTTTCGTTAGTTTTAGATGACACTACTTTTAATCTTAATTATGATTATACATTTTTTAAAGCAGTAATTGTAACAGCAGTATTTGCAACAGTTTATGCATTTTTAATTCAAACATATATGCAACAATTTACAACTGCCACAAAAACAGCTGTAATATTTACAATGGAGCCTGTTAGTGCTTCTATTTATGGATATTTCGCAGGTGGCGAGATTCTTACAAGTATCCAAATTCTTGGAGCTATTTTAATAATTTGTGCAACATTAGTAGCTGAATTAAAATTCTCTAAAAAAGGATTAAAAACTTAA